Part of the Thermodesulforhabdaceae bacterium genome is shown below.
GCTCTTAATATGCTTATGAATCAGGAATTTCGCTATAGTCTCACTGCAGGCATAGGAAACCCTTTTGTTCCCTTTGTTCAGCCTCCACAACAAAAAGCTTCCCCGACCGAAGTCGCAGAGGGAGCGCCTCCCCCACCTGTTCTTCTTACTCCTTTACAAAAAATGGAGTTTGGGGAAATCGAACGCGGCTTCAAAGGCGTGTTATGGACAGCCAACGAACGTAAAGCGGTTATTGAGGATCCCACAGGTAAAGGCTATATAGTGAGCGTTGGAACTCCAATAGGAAATCAAGACGGAGTAATTACCGCTATTTTTCAGGATCGTATAATCATACGGCAGAAAGTGTGGGACAAAACCGCTCGAGCATTCAAGGATGAAGATGTAGTTGTTAAGTTGAGAAAAGCCACTGAACCTGGTGAGAAGGAATAATTTTACTGATTTATGGATGTTTTTGACTTACTGCTGGTGGAATTAGAACAGAGGATTCTCATGCCAAGCAGGATGGCTCCGATGGTGATGGCGGAATCGGCCACGTTAAAGGCTGGCCAGTGGTAGTTTCCAATATAAAGGTCTATAAAGTCAATGACAGCACCTGTGCGTATGCGGTCAAAAAGGTTTCCTATTGCTCCACCGAGAATTAATCCAAGCGGAATAATCTCCCCCAGCGATGCTTGTTCCATACGGACAACGATAATGTGAAGAATCACAACAGCGCATAAAGCAATTACACCAAATATCAGACTTGATTCTCGAAGCTGGGCAAAAAGGCTAAAAGCAACTCCCGTGTTTCTTACATGGACCAAATTTAAAAAGCCGGGCAGTATTTCAAGCTTATCGTGTAAAGGTAGAACTGCAACAATAAGGTGTTTTGTTAACTGATCGATTAAAAAGATCAGCATTCCCGTAATCCAAAAAGGTAAAAACCGCTTCCATTTTTCTAGATTTACCATAATTACTTATTACCTTCCAACGAGTCATTTATTGCAGTTCTGCTCTTTATCTGCGGATACTAAATTCCGGTGGGGCGAAAAATTCCTTTCGCCCCGACTCAATATCGTTATGATACATCCGACATCTGAATGATCACATTACGACATCGAGTGCATAAAGCGGGATGGTCGCTGTAAGTTCCAACGCTTTTATCCCAGATCCAGCAACGTTCGCACTTTGCTCCATCGGCTCTAGCAACACCTACCACAAGTCCTTGTATTTCATCACTTTCTAATACAATGATTCCCTCGCTAGCTGGATTTCCGTATTTTACCTGGGAAACAATAAAAACGGTTTTGAAAAGTTCCGCGTCTTTTTCAAAAGCTTTTTCGATGTCTTCAGGAAGCTGAAGAATAACTTTTGCTTCCAGGGAATGCCCAATATGTTTTTCCTTTCGTGCTCGCTCAAGCGCTACAGAAACATTGCTCCTTATTGCAAGGATGCGCTCCCATCTAGTAGCCAGATCTTCGTCAATGAAATCCTTGTTCACTTCCGGCAAAGATTCTTCAAAGATAGACCTATCTCTCTCTTTTCTACCGGGCACATAGCTCCAGG
Proteins encoded:
- the lspA gene encoding signal peptidase II, which codes for MVNLEKWKRFLPFWITGMLIFLIDQLTKHLIVAVLPLHDKLEILPGFLNLVHVRNTGVAFSLFAQLRESSLIFGVIALCAVVILHIIVVRMEQASLGEIIPLGLILGGAIGNLFDRIRTGAVIDFIDLYIGNYHWPAFNVADSAITIGAILLGMRILCSNSTSSKSKTSINQ
- a CDS encoding pilus assembly protein PilP encodes the protein MVRCKLMVCLIAGVFIWVGSALAEDPQTKETNTAAPQTQQATESKEGTTQQMETQSNSSQLSTPQDAPGEKELKEKHKMRLQALNMLMNQEFRYSLTAGIGNPFVPFVQPPQQKASPTEVAEGAPPPPVLLTPLQKMEFGEIERGFKGVLWTANERKAVIEDPTGKGYIVSVGTPIGNQDGVITAIFQDRIIIRQKVWDKTARAFKDEDVVVKLRKATEPGEKE